The Microbulbifer hydrolyticus genome has a segment encoding these proteins:
- a CDS encoding RelA/SpoT family protein, which translates to MHTIDSLAHRLSSYLPPDQIQFVRRAYFYAEQAHEGQKRRSGEPYITHPLAVATVLAGMHMDAQSLAAAMLHDVIEDTGIPKAALAEQFGSEIADLVDGVSKLTQFETDSPAEKQAENFQKMALAMARDIRVILVKLADRLHNMRTLGSLKPEKRARIARETLEIYAPIANRLGMNDVRIEFEDRAFFAIYPLRASRLRAALVAARGNRKELLEKIQNAIELRLQRENIDALVIGREKHLFSIYQKMRSKKKSFKEIMDVYAFRIIVDSVDTCYRTFGVIHNLYKPVISEFKDYIAIPKSNGYQSLHTVLLGMHGVPIEVQIRTKEMDEMANSGIAAHWLYKSSGDEVLNTGGTSQVRARRWVQGLLEMQQRAGDSLEFIENVKIDLFPDEVYVFTPKGKIIDLPAGATAVDFAYSVHTDVGNSCVAVRINQRLAPLSQPLESGQKVEILTSKNVQPNPNWLNFVVTAKARSAIRHYLKHQRHHDSIALGQRLLEKALAKFHLKLSELGEEQIQRGVKEARCDSFENLLEEIGLGNRAAFSAAKLLVPPGTTETEASSISSPLTIDAQEGMMISFARCCRPIPGDTIMGHISSGKGVVVHRDTCRNAVELREHPENIMAVAWSPDVKGEFLGDVRVEVESERGIIARLATRITEEGASIEQIHVDEKDAQHSVIALTLEVANRVHLAQVMKRLRNLPAVIKIARP; encoded by the coding sequence TTGCATACCATAGACAGTCTGGCCCATCGCCTCTCGTCCTACCTCCCCCCCGATCAGATCCAGTTCGTCCGCCGCGCCTACTTCTACGCGGAGCAGGCCCATGAGGGCCAGAAACGGCGCTCCGGCGAACCCTATATCACCCACCCCCTCGCGGTTGCCACCGTCCTGGCCGGCATGCATATGGATGCCCAGAGCCTGGCCGCGGCGATGCTGCACGACGTTATCGAAGATACCGGCATCCCCAAGGCAGCGCTGGCGGAACAGTTCGGTTCGGAGATCGCGGACCTGGTGGACGGCGTCTCCAAGCTGACACAGTTCGAGACCGACAGCCCGGCGGAAAAGCAGGCGGAAAACTTCCAGAAAATGGCGCTGGCCATGGCGCGGGATATTCGCGTGATCCTGGTCAAACTGGCGGACCGGCTGCACAACATGCGTACCCTCGGCTCCCTCAAGCCGGAAAAACGCGCGCGCATCGCCCGCGAGACCCTGGAAATTTACGCACCCATTGCCAACCGCCTGGGCATGAACGATGTGCGGATCGAGTTCGAAGACCGCGCTTTTTTTGCGATTTACCCCCTGCGTGCCAGTCGCCTGCGCGCGGCCCTGGTCGCCGCGCGCGGCAACCGCAAGGAGCTGCTGGAAAAAATCCAGAACGCCATCGAGCTGCGCCTGCAGCGTGAAAACATCGATGCACTGGTGATCGGCCGCGAGAAGCACCTGTTCAGCATCTACCAGAAGATGCGCTCGAAGAAGAAGTCGTTCAAGGAAATCATGGACGTCTACGCCTTCCGCATCATCGTCGACAGCGTGGACACCTGTTACCGCACCTTCGGGGTTATCCACAACCTCTACAAGCCGGTGATCAGCGAGTTCAAAGACTACATCGCCATCCCCAAATCCAATGGATACCAGTCCCTGCATACCGTATTGCTCGGCATGCACGGGGTACCCATCGAAGTGCAGATCCGCACCAAGGAAATGGACGAGATGGCCAATAGCGGCATCGCCGCGCACTGGCTGTACAAATCCTCCGGCGACGAAGTGCTCAATACCGGCGGTACCAGTCAGGTGCGCGCGCGCCGCTGGGTGCAGGGGCTGCTGGAAATGCAGCAGCGCGCCGGTGACTCACTGGAATTTATCGAAAACGTAAAGATCGACCTGTTCCCGGACGAGGTCTATGTGTTCACCCCCAAGGGCAAGATCATCGATCTGCCCGCGGGTGCCACGGCCGTCGACTTCGCCTATTCAGTGCACACCGACGTGGGCAATTCCTGTGTGGCGGTGCGTATCAACCAGCGTCTGGCGCCGTTGTCACAGCCACTGGAAAGTGGTCAGAAGGTGGAAATCCTCACCAGCAAGAACGTACAGCCAAATCCCAACTGGCTGAACTTTGTGGTGACCGCGAAAGCGCGCAGTGCGATTCGCCACTACCTGAAACACCAGCGCCACCACGACTCCATTGCCCTGGGCCAGCGCCTGCTGGAAAAGGCGCTGGCGAAATTCCACCTGAAGCTTTCCGAGCTGGGCGAGGAGCAGATTCAGCGCGGCGTAAAAGAGGCGCGCTGTGACAGTTTCGAAAACCTCCTGGAAGAAATCGGCCTGGGCAATCGCGCGGCCTTCTCCGCGGCGAAGCTGCTGGTGCCACCGGGCACGACGGAAACCGAGGCAAGCAGTATCTCCTCACCGCTGACCATCGACGCCCAGGAGGGCATGATGATCAGCTTTGCACGCTGCTGCCGACCGATCCCGGGCGATACCATCATGGGGCATATCAGTTCGGGCAAGGGTGTGGTGGTGCACCGGGATACCTGCCGCAACGCGGTGGAGCTGCGTGAACACCCGGAGAACATCATGGCAGTAGCCTGGTCTCCCGATGTAAAAGGGGAGTTCCTCGGCGATGTGCGGGTCGAGGTGGAGTCCGAACGCGGCATCATTGCCCGCCTGGCCACACGTATTACCGAGGAGGGGGCGAGCATCGAGCAGATCCATGTGGACGAGAAAGATGCCCAGCACAGCGTGATCGCCCTGACCCTGGAAGTGGCCAACCGGGTGCATCTGGCCCAGGTCATGAAGCGCCTGCGGAACCTGCCGGCGGTGATCAAGATCGCTCGCCCCTGA
- the rpoZ gene encoding DNA-directed RNA polymerase subunit omega — MARITVEDCLDHVDNRFELVIVGSKRARQIATGGRDPMVAEENDKPTVIALREIEEGFVDASILDEPEDEPVQRAAPAPVFLSEQDM; from the coding sequence ATGGCACGTATTACCGTTGAAGATTGCCTCGACCACGTAGACAACCGCTTTGAGCTGGTTATCGTAGGTAGCAAGCGCGCACGCCAGATCGCCACCGGCGGCCGCGACCCGATGGTTGCGGAAGAAAACGACAAGCCCACCGTCATCGCCCTGCGCGAGATCGAAGAGGGCTTCGTTGACGCCAGCATCCTCGACGAGCCGGAAGATGAGCCGGTACAGCGCGCCGCCCCGGCGCCGGTATTCCTGTCCGAACAGGATATGTAA
- the gmk gene encoding guanylate kinase: MSTGTLYTVSAPSGAGKTSLVKALIEADTQVTVSVSHTTRPMRPGEIEGINYHFVDRDEFVAMLGQSAFLEHAQVFDNFYGTSRAWVEETLASGRDVILEIDWQGAEQVRRLMPETVGIFILPPSQQALLERLTGRGQDDQAVIDKRMAQAIDEMSHYVETDYLIINDDFTTALNELRAIMVAERQRLACQQELHGALLQSLLRKQ; the protein is encoded by the coding sequence GTGTCTACAGGTACTCTCTATACGGTCTCCGCGCCCTCCGGCGCCGGTAAAACCAGTCTCGTCAAAGCGCTGATTGAGGCGGATACCCAGGTCACCGTATCGGTGTCCCACACCACCCGGCCCATGCGCCCCGGTGAGATTGAGGGCATCAACTATCATTTTGTGGATCGCGACGAGTTCGTGGCCATGCTGGGCCAGAGCGCGTTTCTCGAGCACGCGCAGGTGTTCGACAATTTTTACGGCACGTCCAGAGCCTGGGTCGAGGAAACCCTCGCCAGCGGTCGCGATGTCATCCTGGAAATTGACTGGCAGGGCGCGGAACAGGTTCGCAGACTGATGCCGGAAACGGTGGGAATCTTCATCCTGCCGCCTTCCCAGCAGGCTCTGCTCGAGCGCCTGACCGGGCGCGGCCAGGACGACCAGGCGGTGATCGACAAGCGTATGGCCCAGGCGATCGATGAGATGTCCCACTATGTGGAGACCGATTACCTGATCATCAACGACGATTTCACCACCGCGCTGAATGAGCTGCGCGCTATTATGGTGGCCGAGCGACAGCGGCTGGCGTGCCAGCAGGAACTGCACGGGGCACTGTTGCAGTCGCTTTTGCGGAAGCAGTAA
- a CDS encoding sterol desaturase family protein: MGLVTAAIPFFLLAVLIELALDRWRGWGLYRLNDAIGSLGAGILSRILGLVRVGILILVYAPLYQWLEPTYLALGISWSIGNPWHLVLAVIAYDFCYYWKHRFSHEINIFWAEHLVHHQSEDYNLTTALRQSSDLVPLGWIFYLPLLLIGMPWEILVTAGALDLIYQFWVHTQKFPKVRWMEWILVTPSNHRVHHAQNKVYVDRNYGGVLIIWDRLFGTYQEELDDEPCIYGVRKPLNTFDPLAANLQHFKRMWLDALHTKSWKEKLTLWFRATGYRPADAEAAMPVPSGDLDNFHRFDPQIPRSLRWYALVQHLIYSAATLALLAGASELSYGTITLMVSMLVVGLVVNGRILDGEARSRHWELARLALLAATLPLLPPVVWLPAVAYCLASGAVWWLLVFGNKDDTVTPVRN; the protein is encoded by the coding sequence GTGGGACTCGTCACCGCTGCCATTCCATTTTTTCTGCTCGCCGTGCTGATCGAGCTGGCCCTAGACCGCTGGCGCGGCTGGGGGCTCTATCGCCTGAACGATGCCATCGGCAGCCTCGGCGCCGGTATTCTCAGCCGCATTCTCGGGCTGGTGCGAGTGGGTATCCTGATACTGGTGTATGCGCCACTGTACCAGTGGTTGGAGCCCACCTACCTGGCACTGGGTATCAGCTGGTCAATCGGCAACCCCTGGCACCTGGTACTGGCGGTGATAGCCTACGACTTCTGCTACTACTGGAAACACCGTTTCAGTCACGAGATCAACATCTTCTGGGCGGAACACCTGGTGCACCACCAGAGTGAGGATTACAACCTCACCACCGCGCTGCGCCAGTCCAGCGATCTGGTACCACTGGGCTGGATTTTCTACCTGCCCCTGCTGCTGATCGGTATGCCCTGGGAAATCCTGGTTACTGCAGGCGCCCTCGACCTGATTTACCAGTTCTGGGTACACACCCAGAAATTCCCCAAGGTGCGCTGGATGGAGTGGATTCTGGTCACGCCGTCCAACCACCGGGTACACCACGCACAGAACAAGGTGTATGTGGACCGCAATTACGGTGGTGTGCTGATCATCTGGGATCGGCTGTTTGGCACCTACCAGGAGGAGCTGGACGACGAGCCGTGCATCTATGGGGTACGCAAGCCTCTGAACACGTTTGACCCGCTGGCGGCCAACCTGCAGCACTTCAAGCGTATGTGGCTCGACGCCCTTCACACCAAAAGCTGGAAGGAAAAACTCACCCTGTGGTTCCGCGCCACCGGCTATCGCCCGGCAGACGCGGAGGCGGCAATGCCGGTCCCCAGTGGTGACCTGGATAATTTCCACCGCTTCGATCCGCAGATCCCGCGCAGCCTGCGCTGGTACGCGCTGGTCCAGCACCTGATCTATTCCGCGGCCACACTGGCGTTGCTGGCGGGCGCCAGCGAGCTTTCCTACGGCACGATCACCCTGATGGTATCAATGCTGGTAGTCGGGCTTGTGGTGAACGGACGCATCCTAGACGGGGAGGCGCGCAGCCGACACTGGGAACTGGCGCGGCTGGCGCTGCTGGCCGCGACCCTGCCGCTGCTTCCCCCGGTTGTCTGGCTGCCGGCCGTTGCGTACTGCCTTGCCAGCGGTGCGGTATGGTGGCTGTTGGTTTTTGGCAACAAAGACGATACAGTCACCCCCGTTCGCAATTAG
- the ahr gene encoding NADPH-dependent aldehyde reductase Ahr, whose amino-acid sequence MINAYAADAAGAELKPFSYDPGALEPGQVEIAVEYCGLCHSDVSVVNDEWGMTAFPVVPGHEVVGHIVALGDGVTHLKEGQQVGLGWHSGYCGHCGECDTGNHNLCSQAQPTIIGHHGGFADKVRASAASVVPIPDGLDPAVVGPLFCAGITVYNPLVQFNIKPNSRVAVIGIGGLGHLALQFLNAWGCDVTAFTSSDSKRDEALELGAHHTLNSRDPKALMAAAGQFDLIISTVNVKLDWNTYLTTLKPRGRLHFVGATTEPLDINVFNLLLAQRQVSGSPVGSPATIADMLEFAARHNIAPKVEKFPMSEVNAAFKRLESGEARYRIVLTAGE is encoded by the coding sequence ATGATCAATGCCTATGCCGCCGACGCCGCCGGTGCCGAACTCAAACCATTCAGCTACGACCCCGGTGCGCTCGAACCGGGACAAGTGGAGATTGCCGTCGAATACTGCGGCCTCTGCCACAGCGATGTCAGTGTGGTGAACGATGAATGGGGCATGACCGCGTTCCCGGTAGTGCCGGGGCATGAAGTGGTGGGACATATCGTCGCCCTCGGAGACGGGGTGACCCACTTGAAGGAGGGGCAGCAGGTGGGGCTCGGCTGGCATTCCGGATACTGTGGCCATTGCGGCGAGTGCGATACCGGCAACCACAACCTGTGCTCACAGGCGCAGCCGACCATCATCGGTCATCACGGTGGCTTTGCCGACAAAGTACGCGCCAGTGCTGCCAGTGTGGTCCCCATTCCGGACGGACTGGACCCGGCTGTGGTCGGCCCCCTGTTCTGCGCAGGTATCACTGTGTACAACCCGCTGGTGCAGTTCAATATCAAGCCCAACAGTCGTGTGGCGGTGATCGGCATCGGCGGCCTGGGGCATCTGGCGCTGCAGTTCCTCAACGCCTGGGGCTGCGACGTGACCGCCTTCACTTCCAGCGACAGCAAGCGCGACGAGGCGCTGGAGCTGGGTGCCCACCACACCCTCAACAGCCGCGACCCGAAAGCGCTCATGGCAGCCGCGGGCCAGTTCGACCTGATCATCTCCACGGTCAACGTCAAGCTCGACTGGAATACCTACCTCACAACGCTCAAGCCCCGCGGCCGTCTGCACTTCGTCGGTGCCACCACCGAGCCTCTGGATATCAATGTATTCAACCTGTTGCTGGCCCAGCGCCAGGTGTCCGGTTCACCCGTGGGCAGTCCGGCCACCATTGCCGATATGCTCGAATTTGCTGCCCGCCACAATATCGCACCGAAAGTAGAGAAGTTCCCCATGAGCGAGGTCAATGCAGCGTTCAAGCGACTGGAGAGCGGGGAGGCGCGCTACCGTATTGTGTTGACCGCTGGCGAGTAG
- a CDS encoding S8 family peptidase has product MKFSALLKRRPGAMLGAATLLVSTTFGVSFSAQAVEPELSAMAVAPEEVITDRIIVKYKNSMAGANATAMSQNAIDRIAQTAGHRFKHMRRLATGAQLMKLEKRTSKAELNAIIARLQQDPQVEYAEPDRLMQPMATPNDSYYNQQWHYFESTGGLNLPSAWDVTQGEGVVVGVIDTGYRPHADLNANILPGYDMISDTSVAQDGNGRDSDASDPGDWSPAGACGSGQPARNSSWHGTHVAGTIAAVTNNGSGVAGVAYKAKVVPIRVLGRCGGYTSDIADGIIWGAGGNVSGVPSNPNPAQVLNLSLGGGGSCDTTTQNAINTARSLGTTVVVAAGNSNDNASNYSPASCSGVISVASTNRAGSRAYYSNYGSVVDLAAPGGETSTNSNGVLSTLNSGTQGPGSDNYAFYQGTSMAAPHVAGAAALLYAVDGGITPTEVENILKNTARSFPGSCSQCGSGIVDASAAVNAANGGGNPDPEPGDGELTNGVAESGLSGSTGQELFYTLEVPAGASNLSFQMSGGSGDADLYVRYGSQPTTSAYDCRPYLNGNSETCSISNVQAGTYYVMVRAYSSFSNVSLVGSFDEGSSGGGATGWTETNVSGASGSWQHFTLDVNSGMASLEVLMSGGSGDGDLYVRYGSQPTTSSYNCRPYKWGNNESCSISNPQAGTWYISVRGYNSYSGVTLQAEAAP; this is encoded by the coding sequence ATGAAATTTTCAGCATTATTGAAGAGACGCCCCGGCGCCATGCTCGGTGCCGCAACACTTCTTGTCAGTACCACGTTCGGAGTCAGCTTTTCCGCACAGGCCGTAGAGCCGGAGTTGTCCGCGATGGCGGTAGCACCGGAAGAAGTGATAACCGACCGCATTATCGTCAAATACAAAAATTCCATGGCTGGCGCGAATGCCACAGCCATGTCGCAGAATGCCATCGACCGCATCGCGCAAACAGCCGGTCACCGCTTCAAGCACATGCGCCGTCTGGCCACTGGCGCGCAACTGATGAAGCTGGAAAAGCGCACAAGCAAGGCAGAGCTCAACGCAATCATCGCGCGCCTGCAGCAGGATCCACAGGTGGAATACGCAGAACCGGACCGGCTGATGCAGCCCATGGCTACCCCCAATGATTCGTACTACAACCAGCAGTGGCATTACTTTGAATCCACAGGGGGCCTGAATCTGCCGAGCGCATGGGATGTGACCCAGGGCGAAGGCGTGGTAGTAGGTGTCATCGATACCGGTTACCGCCCGCACGCCGACCTGAACGCCAATATCCTGCCCGGTTACGACATGATCTCCGACACCAGCGTGGCCCAGGATGGCAACGGCCGCGATTCGGACGCCAGCGATCCTGGTGACTGGTCGCCCGCCGGTGCCTGTGGTTCCGGTCAGCCCGCACGCAACAGTAGCTGGCACGGCACCCACGTGGCCGGCACCATTGCTGCGGTCACCAACAATGGCTCCGGTGTTGCCGGCGTCGCCTACAAGGCCAAGGTTGTGCCGATTCGCGTGCTCGGCCGTTGTGGTGGTTACACCTCGGATATTGCCGATGGCATCATCTGGGGTGCCGGTGGCAATGTCAGCGGTGTGCCTTCCAACCCCAACCCGGCACAGGTGCTGAACCTGAGCCTTGGTGGCGGCGGCAGCTGTGATACCACAACCCAGAACGCAATCAATACCGCGCGCAGCCTGGGCACCACCGTGGTGGTTGCAGCGGGGAACTCCAACGACAATGCTAGCAATTACAGCCCGGCAAGTTGCTCCGGGGTAATCTCGGTGGCGTCCACCAACCGCGCCGGCAGCCGTGCCTACTACTCCAACTATGGCAGTGTGGTGGATTTGGCGGCGCCAGGCGGTGAGACCTCAACCAACTCCAACGGTGTGCTGTCTACCCTCAACAGTGGTACCCAGGGGCCGGGCAGTGACAACTATGCCTTCTACCAGGGTACCAGCATGGCGGCGCCCCATGTCGCCGGTGCCGCAGCGCTGCTGTATGCCGTGGACGGGGGCATCACGCCGACCGAAGTCGAAAACATCCTGAAAAATACTGCGCGCAGTTTCCCCGGTTCCTGTAGCCAGTGCGGTAGCGGTATCGTCGATGCGTCGGCAGCAGTGAACGCAGCCAACGGTGGCGGCAATCCCGATCCGGAACCCGGTGACGGCGAGCTTACTAATGGCGTTGCGGAGTCCGGCCTCTCTGGGAGCACAGGCCAGGAACTTTTCTACACCCTTGAAGTGCCCGCAGGCGCATCCAACCTCAGTTTCCAGATGTCTGGTGGCAGCGGTGATGCAGACCTCTACGTCCGCTATGGCAGCCAGCCCACCACCTCGGCTTACGATTGCCGTCCGTACCTGAACGGTAACAGCGAAACCTGTTCCATCAGCAATGTGCAGGCCGGCACCTACTACGTGATGGTCCGCGCCTACAGCAGCTTCTCCAATGTGAGCCTGGTCGGCAGCTTCGATGAAGGCAGCAGTGGTGGTGGCGCTACCGGCTGGACGGAAACCAACGTGTCTGGTGCCAGCGGCAGCTGGCAGCATTTCACCCTGGACGTGAACAGTGGTATGGCATCGCTTGAGGTGTTGATGAGTGGCGGCAGCGGCGACGGCGACCTGTACGTGCGCTACGGATCCCAGCCGACCACCAGCAGCTACAACTGCCGCCCCTACAAGTGGGGCAACAACGAGAGCTGCAGCATCAGCAACCCACAGGCGGGCACCTGGTATATCAGCGTTCGCGGATATAACAGTTACTCCGGGGTTACCCTGCAGGCCGAAGCGGCCCCCTGA
- a CDS encoding DUF805 domain-containing protein, whose amino-acid sequence MTTAVNPYASPQTADLDNDKNSEEVSAQLFSFSGRLGRLRLIAYGIISAFVVMFVAGLAAAILIPVNPVFAGFIYGAVVLSSAVYGFSLYIQRLHDLNQSGWWALLMFVPLLNLALLIYLLFFPGTKGNNRYGSPVKRNSTGVIVAFLLSVFLGIAYIGMVVAIAIPAYQDYVERAQQVN is encoded by the coding sequence ATGACTACCGCGGTAAATCCCTATGCTTCTCCACAGACCGCTGACCTCGATAATGACAAAAACTCCGAAGAAGTCAGCGCGCAACTCTTCTCATTCAGTGGCCGGCTAGGGCGACTGCGCCTGATTGCCTACGGCATCATTTCTGCTTTTGTCGTGATGTTTGTGGCGGGATTGGCTGCGGCTATCCTGATACCGGTAAATCCTGTTTTTGCAGGCTTCATTTATGGCGCCGTGGTGCTCTCGAGCGCGGTATATGGGTTTTCGCTTTATATACAGCGGCTGCATGATCTGAACCAGTCCGGTTGGTGGGCGCTGCTGATGTTCGTGCCGCTGCTGAATCTGGCACTATTAATTTATTTGCTGTTCTTTCCTGGGACCAAGGGAAATAACCGCTATGGTTCCCCGGTCAAGCGAAACTCCACTGGGGTTATAGTCGCATTTTTGTTAAGCGTGTTTCTCGGGATCGCCTATATCGGCATGGTTGTAGCGATAGCCATACCGGCCTATCAAGACTATGTGGAGAGAGCGCAGCAGGTTAACTGA
- a CDS encoding glycosyltransferase gives MVRNESNKTALLIAKQWPEPTSTAAGRRTLDILDLLADAGYRVEIASPAQPTPFQAKSGYGEHQIEVNDSSFDPWVHALDPALVVYDRFMMEEQFGWRVREQCPGAITLLDTSDFHSLREARHQALKSGQPLNLFHPIAEREVAAMARCDLTVMISQIEVELLQRHFCLPDWQLHYLPFLVRQLPDVKALPGFDERQHLVMIGGFKHAPNRDATTWFAQEVWPRLHALLPGVECHIYGAYSDHAMHRLSDPATGLRVHGRAEDALATLARYRLNLAPLRFGAGQKGKILEGWLSGTPTVTTPIGAESMAPEDLWGYPLSDDPQQFATTTAQLYQNKTDWLAVRDAGTRALESGFRHKDHAPAFIQRIEDIAANLDAHRNRNIWGRILRRTAHRAEEFMSRWIEEKNKRNDG, from the coding sequence ATGGTTCGCAACGAGTCCAACAAAACAGCGCTATTGATCGCCAAGCAATGGCCCGAGCCCACCTCCACCGCCGCTGGCCGGCGCACGCTGGATATTCTCGATCTGCTCGCCGACGCCGGCTATCGTGTAGAGATCGCAAGCCCGGCGCAGCCCACGCCATTTCAGGCCAAGAGCGGCTACGGCGAGCACCAGATCGAAGTCAATGACTCCAGTTTTGACCCCTGGGTGCATGCACTTGACCCTGCACTCGTGGTCTACGACCGCTTCATGATGGAAGAGCAGTTTGGTTGGCGGGTGCGCGAACAATGCCCCGGAGCAATCACGCTACTCGATACCAGCGATTTTCACAGCCTGCGCGAGGCGCGCCACCAGGCACTTAAAAGCGGCCAACCGCTGAACCTGTTTCACCCCATTGCCGAGCGCGAGGTCGCGGCGATGGCGCGCTGCGATCTCACTGTAATGATCTCTCAGATTGAGGTAGAACTGCTGCAGCGCCACTTCTGCCTGCCCGACTGGCAACTGCATTATTTGCCTTTTCTGGTGCGGCAGCTGCCCGATGTAAAGGCACTACCGGGCTTCGACGAGCGCCAGCATCTGGTCATGATAGGCGGCTTCAAACACGCGCCCAACCGCGATGCCACCACCTGGTTTGCACAGGAAGTCTGGCCGCGGCTGCATGCACTGCTGCCCGGTGTGGAGTGTCATATTTACGGTGCTTATTCCGATCACGCCATGCATCGCCTCAGCGACCCGGCGACTGGGCTGCGGGTGCATGGGCGCGCCGAAGATGCGCTGGCCACGCTGGCGCGCTACCGACTGAACCTGGCACCGCTGCGTTTCGGTGCCGGGCAAAAAGGCAAGATACTGGAAGGCTGGCTCAGCGGTACGCCCACCGTCACTACGCCCATCGGCGCCGAGTCCATGGCGCCCGAAGATCTCTGGGGCTATCCCCTTAGCGACGACCCGCAACAGTTTGCGACAACCACCGCGCAGCTCTACCAAAACAAAACGGACTGGCTCGCGGTACGCGATGCCGGCACCCGCGCACTCGAATCCGGGTTTCGCCACAAGGACCACGCCCCCGCATTTATCCAGCGAATCGAGGACATCGCCGCCAACCTGGATGCTCACCGCAACCGCAATATCTGGGGCCGTATCCTGCGGCGCACCGCGCACCGCGCCGAGGAATTCATGAGTCGCTGGATTGAAGAAAAAAACAAGCGGAACGATGGATAA
- a CDS encoding YicC/YloC family endoribonuclease: MANNKVRSMTAFGRAEVNYSTGTAVWEMRSVNHRYLEPHFRLPEAARALESKLRETLRKNLSRGKVEMTLNLKASSGEVAGIEINQALVNELVKAAQQVATESQPLNPLEVLKWPGVIAEPETDAEEQASAILDGFKQALKQVVENREREGAELAGFIEARLAGINEQVTTVRALLPQILQNQREKLKTRLEELLEEIDKDRIEQEIALLAQKADVDEELDRLDAHITETRRVLKNGGPIGRRLDFLMQEFNREANTLSSKAVVTDTTQAAVELKVLIEQMREQVQNIE, from the coding sequence ATGGCCAACAACAAAGTGCGCAGCATGACCGCCTTCGGGCGTGCAGAAGTCAATTACTCTACCGGCACCGCGGTATGGGAAATGCGCTCGGTCAACCACCGCTACCTGGAACCCCATTTTCGCCTGCCGGAAGCCGCCCGTGCGCTGGAGTCAAAATTGCGCGAAACCCTGCGCAAAAACCTCAGCCGCGGTAAAGTGGAAATGACCCTGAACCTGAAAGCCAGCAGTGGCGAAGTGGCGGGCATAGAAATCAACCAGGCACTGGTAAACGAGCTCGTCAAGGCCGCGCAACAGGTGGCGACTGAAAGCCAGCCGCTAAACCCGCTGGAAGTGCTGAAGTGGCCAGGCGTGATCGCTGAGCCCGAAACCGATGCCGAGGAACAGGCCAGCGCGATCCTTGACGGCTTCAAGCAGGCACTGAAGCAGGTGGTGGAAAACCGCGAACGCGAAGGCGCGGAACTCGCCGGCTTTATCGAGGCGCGCCTTGCAGGCATCAATGAACAGGTTACTACCGTGCGCGCACTATTGCCGCAGATTCTGCAAAACCAGCGCGAGAAACTGAAAACCCGCCTGGAAGAATTGCTCGAAGAAATCGACAAGGATCGCATCGAGCAAGAAATTGCGCTGCTGGCCCAGAAAGCCGACGTGGACGAAGAGCTCGACCGACTCGACGCCCACATCACCGAAACCCGCCGCGTACTCAAAAACGGCGGACCTATCGGACGCCGCCTGGATTTCCTGATGCAGGAATTCAACCGTGAGGCGAATACGCTTTCATCCAAAGCCGTGGTGACCGACACCACCCAGGCGGCAGTGGAGCTGAAAGTGCTGATCGAGCAGATGCGGGAGCAGGTCCAGAATATCGAGTAG
- the rph gene encoding ribonuclease PH, giving the protein MQRPSGRKPEQLRDVRITRQYTRHAEGSVLVEFGDTKVLCNASVAAEVPRFLRGQGGGWITAEYGMLPRSTGSRMGREAARGKQGGRTVEIQRLIGRSLRAAVDLKALGEHQITLDCDVIQADGGTRTASITGACVALVDALRYMQREKMITTDPLINMVAAISVGIYQGEAVLDLDYPEDSNADTDMNLVMAEDGGMIEVQGTAEGAPFTEHQFAEMLALGKAGIKELVELQKKALAE; this is encoded by the coding sequence ATGCAGCGACCAAGCGGCCGCAAACCCGAACAACTGCGCGATGTGCGCATTACCCGCCAATATACCCGCCATGCAGAGGGCTCCGTGTTGGTGGAGTTCGGCGACACCAAGGTGCTGTGTAATGCGTCGGTAGCGGCGGAAGTGCCGCGCTTCCTGCGCGGTCAGGGCGGTGGCTGGATCACCGCGGAGTACGGCATGCTCCCCCGCTCTACCGGTTCCCGCATGGGGCGCGAGGCGGCGCGCGGCAAGCAGGGCGGGCGCACGGTTGAAATCCAGCGCCTGATCGGCCGATCCCTGCGCGCGGCCGTCGATCTCAAAGCACTGGGCGAGCACCAGATTACCCTGGACTGCGATGTGATCCAGGCGGACGGCGGTACCCGCACTGCCTCCATTACCGGGGCCTGTGTCGCCCTGGTGGACGCGCTGCGTTATATGCAGCGGGAAAAAATGATCACCACCGATCCGCTGATCAATATGGTGGCGGCAATTTCTGTTGGCATTTATCAGGGGGAGGCGGTGCTTGACCTGGATTACCCGGAAGATTCCAATGCCGATACCGACATGAACCTGGTGATGGCCGAAGACGGTGGCATGATCGAGGTGCAGGGTACTGCGGAAGGCGCGCCGTTTACCGAGCATCAGTTTGCCGAGATGCTGGCTCTGGGCAAAGCCGGAATCAAAGAGCTGGTCGAGCTGCAGAAAAAGGCGCTCGCCGAATAA